One stretch of Dyella jiangningensis DNA includes these proteins:
- a CDS encoding YbaY family lipoprotein — translation MRRLVWSLMSVAALALAGCGNSSDSSQSATQGGETAAAPGSAATPAAAPAKANAITGQVTLRDAAQVSADAKLQLTLVDVSTQDAAPLATKTVQPANTFPLTFELEFNAPDVNPNGLYVLKADLVDGDRHYTPPLQTQVLTKGAPTQVNIQLVAEQTAGEKELAAFTAVQKQIGGMKISNGTKLEDKVSRGWQVFREAGEVKFIREQVDYGDKGFTSTDFAYKDGKPWVVVQQKKSSKDAKPNETDRAAWGQDGQLVLKTVEAGGKTSPLGDDAAADLQKQAEAILKLATNGKGK, via the coding sequence ATGCGCAGGTTGGTTTGGTCGCTGATGTCGGTCGCGGCACTGGCTCTCGCCGGTTGCGGCAATTCTTCCGATTCTTCCCAGAGCGCCACGCAGGGCGGCGAAACCGCTGCCGCGCCCGGTTCGGCTGCTACGCCGGCGGCCGCGCCCGCCAAGGCCAATGCCATCACCGGTCAGGTGACGCTGCGCGATGCCGCCCAGGTGTCCGCCGACGCCAAGCTGCAGCTGACCCTGGTCGACGTGTCGACGCAGGACGCCGCGCCGCTGGCCACCAAGACGGTGCAGCCCGCCAACACCTTCCCGCTGACGTTCGAGCTGGAGTTCAACGCGCCCGACGTGAACCCCAATGGCCTGTACGTGCTGAAGGCCGACCTGGTCGACGGCGACCGCCATTACACCCCGCCGCTGCAGACCCAGGTGCTGACCAAGGGCGCCCCGACGCAGGTGAACATCCAGCTGGTGGCCGAGCAGACCGCCGGCGAGAAGGAACTGGCTGCCTTCACCGCCGTGCAGAAGCAGATCGGCGGCATGAAGATCAGCAACGGCACCAAGCTCGAAGACAAGGTCTCCCGCGGTTGGCAGGTGTTCCGCGAAGCAGGTGAAGTGAAGTTCATCCGCGAGCAGGTCGACTACGGCGACAAGGGCTTCACCAGCACCGACTTTGCCTACAAGGATGGCAAGCCGTGGGTGGTCGTGCAGCAGAAGAAGTCCAGCAAGGACGCCAAGCCGAACGAAACCGATCGCGCCGCCTGGGGCCAGGATGGTCAGCTGGTGCTGAAGACCGTCGAGGCTGGCGGCAAGACCTCGCCGCTCGGCGATGATGCCGCCGCCGACCTGCAGAAGCAGGCCGAGGCGATCCTCAAGCTCGCGACCAACGGCAAGGGCAAGTAA
- a CDS encoding TonB-dependent receptor plug domain-containing protein, which produces MQFRKMLDNKLTVAVRIALSVGTFAIVGPALAQDATGPASQDNAKKLETVTVTGSRIPRVDIETAQPVVTIDRKQIENQGFTSVADILQNLTEVGTPPISRANALSSGEDVGGYYIDLRNLGANRTLILVNGKRLGANTSGLQDLGQIPVSTIERIEVLKDGGSSIYGSDAIAGVVNVITRSNFTGAEANAYVGEYDQGDGKKQSYDFTFGTANDRGSIMVSAQYQKEDPVWAKDRDFSAYPSGPNHPTAGWSGVSQNGSFTGPCGPGGKSATCTLTHGTDPRNIANYHPITSAEYANSNEQMTLQTGTERTSLFAAGKYNLSDNIAFKTDFLYNKRSTLQQIAGYPYQSSSWNPKTPLSGQSYFNPLGKDLQFARRGWEMPRTTDSELETYRWTAGFEGYFELGGRTWNWDVGAMTNRNDMTKTGHGDFSLVAAGKALGPSFMGSDGKVHCGTAANPIAGCVPWNPLLPYGQAGAGSLADSDLQSFLFPEFHDLGKTTTTDYTANIAGTLFALPAGEIGVAAGVEHRQEDGRFVPDAFNQAGLSSGLAATTTKGKYSVDEAYIEFDVPLLKDMTMARELSVDVATRYSNYDNFGSTTNSKASLKWKPIDDLLVRGSWAQGFRAPTISDLYGGAGSSFESYIDPCDTKSGAAKGNPAVAARCTGGFGGQTPVAANFVQLGQAGIACTTYPCQTNYAFTNGSNANLTPETATTRTLGLIYSPHYVEGFDVSLDWYKIRIENVISTDSVQNILDDCYQAGIASRCSGFSRDASTGVITNMFYGLTNKGWEETAGYDFGVNYRFSFDSIGQFATRWNTTYVDYLNVKSDNNPSTKVQPFTGMGANFRVRSNLTVDWTRGIFGASWTVRYYSGMTEKCVAVAMAECNDPNHIDPFYGVQPMRHVASTTFNDVQFRWTLPWKGIVSVGANNVFDKEGPIMYSKPNSSFVYYGGFDIGRFYYLKYTQRF; this is translated from the coding sequence ATGCAGTTCCGCAAGATGCTCGACAACAAACTTACGGTCGCCGTACGTATTGCGCTGTCCGTAGGTACTTTCGCCATCGTTGGTCCCGCCCTGGCGCAGGACGCCACCGGCCCGGCCAGCCAGGACAACGCCAAGAAGCTCGAGACGGTGACCGTCACCGGTTCGCGCATTCCGCGCGTCGATATCGAAACCGCCCAGCCGGTCGTGACCATCGACCGCAAGCAGATCGAAAACCAGGGCTTCACCTCGGTCGCCGATATCCTGCAGAACCTGACCGAAGTCGGCACGCCGCCGATCAGCCGCGCCAACGCGCTGTCGTCGGGCGAAGACGTGGGCGGCTACTACATCGACCTGCGTAACCTGGGCGCCAACCGCACCCTGATCCTGGTCAACGGCAAGCGCCTGGGTGCCAATACCTCCGGCCTGCAGGACCTCGGCCAGATCCCGGTGTCCACCATCGAGCGGATCGAAGTGCTCAAGGACGGCGGCTCGTCGATCTACGGTTCGGACGCCATCGCCGGCGTGGTGAACGTGATCACCCGCAGCAACTTCACCGGCGCCGAAGCCAACGCCTACGTGGGCGAATACGACCAGGGCGACGGCAAGAAGCAGAGCTACGACTTCACCTTCGGTACGGCGAACGATCGCGGCTCCATCATGGTGAGCGCGCAGTACCAGAAGGAAGATCCGGTATGGGCGAAGGACCGTGATTTCAGCGCCTATCCGTCGGGTCCGAACCATCCGACCGCCGGCTGGAGCGGCGTGAGCCAGAATGGCTCGTTCACCGGCCCGTGCGGCCCGGGGGGCAAGTCGGCCACCTGTACCCTTACCCACGGTACTGATCCGCGCAACATCGCGAACTACCACCCGATCACGTCGGCCGAGTACGCCAACTCGAACGAGCAGATGACGCTGCAGACCGGTACCGAGCGCACCTCGCTGTTTGCCGCCGGCAAGTACAACCTGTCCGACAACATCGCGTTCAAGACCGACTTCCTCTACAACAAGCGCAGCACGCTCCAGCAGATCGCGGGTTATCCGTATCAGTCGAGTTCGTGGAATCCGAAGACGCCGCTGTCCGGCCAGAGCTACTTCAACCCGCTGGGCAAGGATCTGCAGTTCGCCCGTCGTGGCTGGGAAATGCCGCGTACCACCGACAGCGAACTGGAGACCTACCGCTGGACGGCTGGCTTTGAAGGTTACTTCGAGCTGGGCGGCCGTACGTGGAACTGGGACGTCGGCGCGATGACCAATCGCAACGACATGACCAAGACCGGCCACGGCGACTTCAGCCTGGTCGCAGCCGGCAAGGCGCTGGGCCCCTCCTTCATGGGTTCGGACGGCAAGGTCCATTGCGGCACCGCCGCCAATCCGATCGCCGGCTGCGTGCCGTGGAATCCGCTGCTGCCGTACGGCCAGGCGGGCGCCGGTTCACTGGCCGATTCTGACCTGCAGTCGTTCCTGTTCCCGGAATTCCATGATCTCGGCAAGACCACCACGACCGACTACACCGCCAACATCGCGGGCACGCTGTTCGCCCTGCCGGCAGGTGAGATCGGCGTGGCCGCAGGCGTGGAACACCGCCAGGAAGACGGTCGTTTCGTGCCGGACGCCTTCAACCAGGCGGGCCTGAGCTCGGGCCTGGCAGCGACCACCACCAAGGGCAAGTACTCGGTGGACGAGGCCTACATCGAGTTCGACGTGCCGCTTCTGAAGGACATGACGATGGCTCGCGAGCTGTCGGTCGACGTGGCTACCCGCTACTCGAACTACGACAACTTCGGCAGCACCACCAACAGCAAGGCCAGCCTGAAGTGGAAGCCGATCGACGACCTGCTCGTGCGCGGCAGCTGGGCGCAGGGTTTCCGTGCTCCCACCATTTCCGACCTGTACGGCGGCGCGGGCAGCAGCTTCGAGTCGTACATCGACCCGTGCGATACCAAGAGCGGCGCGGCGAAGGGTAACCCGGCCGTGGCGGCGCGTTGCACCGGCGGCTTCGGCGGCCAGACGCCGGTCGCCGCGAACTTCGTGCAGCTGGGCCAGGCGGGCATTGCTTGCACGACCTATCCGTGCCAGACCAACTACGCCTTCACCAACGGTTCGAACGCCAACCTCACGCCGGAAACGGCCACCACCCGTACGCTGGGCCTGATCTACAGCCCGCACTACGTGGAAGGCTTCGACGTCTCGCTGGACTGGTACAAGATCCGCATCGAGAACGTGATCAGCACCGACTCCGTGCAGAACATCCTGGACGACTGCTACCAGGCCGGCATCGCGTCGCGTTGCTCGGGCTTCAGCCGCGACGCGTCCACCGGCGTCATCACCAACATGTTCTACGGCCTGACCAACAAGGGTTGGGAAGAGACGGCAGGTTACGACTTCGGCGTGAACTACCGCTTCTCGTTTGACTCGATCGGCCAGTTCGCGACGCGTTGGAACACCACGTACGTCGATTACCTCAACGTGAAGTCGGACAACAATCCGAGCACGAAGGTGCAGCCGTTCACGGGCATGGGTGCGAACTTCCGCGTGCGTTCCAACCTCACGGTCGACTGGACCCGCGGCATCTTCGGCGCGAGCTGGACCGTGCGCTACTACTCGGGCATGACCGAGAAGTGCGTGGCCGTGGCGATGGCCGAGTGCAACGACCCGAACCACATCGATCCGTTCTACGGCGTGCAGCCGATGCGCCATGTCGCCAGCACCACGTTCAATGACGTGCAGTTCCGCTGGACCTTGCCGTGGAAGGGCATCGTGTCGGTCGGCGCGAACAACGTGTTCGACAAGGAAGGTCCGATCATGTACTCGAAGCCGAACAGCTCGTTCGTGTACTACGGTGGCTTCGACATCGGTCGCTTCTACTACCTGAAGTACACGCAGCGTTTCTAA
- a CDS encoding autotransporter outer membrane beta-barrel domain-containing protein: MPRTRLIAGAITAALIFSSSAMAANSQFSNVIAFGDSLSDAGNISLATAPSIQPPLEFTTNPGAVTVQNVASHYGYNLTASQAGGSDFAWGGAGVLTNSPGTPSAVPTLSTQVNYYLATGKVDGKALYSIWGGANDIFYAATAAGAGATAQQLIQQNVAAQIAQLQAANVPPAQIAAMTPAITQAVTAAVTQQVLAAAGVSGFMTADQAQASIAAAAQQEVKLIGQLQAAGAKNILVFNLPNIGLTPSGLEQGASAASSLTALSLVFNGQLNAGIATLGKGIIPVDTYSLLNEVVANPSLYGFTNVTNEACGVGSSSVQCGPQGSGLPYTYAAGTNQTYLFADGVHPTTGADVMLGQYVVSILSAPGYASLLAEAPLASISAQNRAIRNQMLADGQGSDTRVFANVDYGDQRFDASSGSPKTTSNNVNLTLGADVRFNENLSGGVAMNIGQHNADYQGGGGYKLQDISGLGYLTYHQGGGYIGGYLDFGQDNFSDIERRIQIGAAQRGETAKADGNHVGGGVTGGWWFDFSSLRTGPFATFEWQSIKVNGYSENGSDSTAMWFGRQQRDALISTLGWRLEGHWQAGNTMLTPYAEVAFNHDSKADPREVTAGLNGMPGTFSMVGFTPDKTWGTADLGVAAQFTQTLSGWLGYSGRFSDNSQKYNSVNVGLKYAF, encoded by the coding sequence ATGCCCCGTACTCGCCTTATTGCCGGCGCCATTACCGCCGCCCTGATTTTCAGCTCGTCCGCCATGGCGGCCAATTCGCAGTTCAGCAACGTCATCGCCTTTGGTGACAGCCTCAGCGATGCGGGCAATATCTCGCTGGCGACGGCCCCCAGCATCCAGCCGCCGCTGGAGTTCACCACCAACCCGGGCGCGGTGACCGTCCAGAACGTGGCAAGCCACTACGGCTACAACCTGACGGCATCGCAGGCGGGTGGTAGCGACTTCGCCTGGGGCGGCGCCGGTGTGCTTACCAATTCGCCGGGCACGCCATCGGCCGTGCCGACCCTCTCGACGCAGGTGAACTACTACCTCGCCACCGGCAAGGTCGACGGCAAGGCGCTCTATTCCATCTGGGGCGGCGCCAATGACATCTTCTACGCCGCCACCGCCGCCGGTGCAGGCGCGACGGCCCAGCAGCTGATCCAGCAGAACGTCGCCGCACAGATCGCGCAGCTGCAGGCCGCCAACGTCCCGCCCGCCCAGATCGCCGCCATGACGCCGGCGATCACCCAGGCCGTCACCGCTGCCGTCACCCAGCAGGTGCTCGCCGCAGCGGGCGTCTCGGGCTTCATGACCGCGGACCAGGCGCAGGCGTCCATCGCCGCCGCCGCGCAGCAGGAAGTGAAGCTCATCGGCCAGCTGCAGGCGGCCGGCGCCAAGAACATCCTGGTGTTCAACCTGCCCAATATCGGCCTGACGCCTTCGGGCCTGGAACAGGGTGCCTCCGCCGCATCCTCGCTCACGGCGCTCAGCCTCGTGTTCAACGGCCAGCTCAACGCCGGCATCGCAACGTTGGGCAAGGGCATCATCCCGGTCGACACCTACAGCCTGCTCAATGAAGTGGTCGCAAACCCGTCGCTGTACGGATTCACCAACGTCACCAACGAAGCCTGCGGCGTGGGCTCCAGTTCGGTGCAGTGCGGCCCGCAGGGCTCGGGCCTGCCGTACACCTATGCGGCCGGCACCAACCAGACCTATCTGTTTGCCGATGGCGTGCATCCGACGACCGGTGCAGACGTAATGCTGGGCCAGTACGTGGTGTCGATCCTGAGCGCGCCGGGTTATGCCTCGCTGCTTGCCGAAGCACCGCTCGCGTCGATTTCGGCGCAGAACCGCGCGATCCGCAACCAGATGCTGGCCGATGGCCAGGGCAGCGATACCCGCGTGTTCGCCAACGTGGATTACGGCGACCAGCGTTTCGACGCCAGCAGCGGTTCGCCCAAGACCACCAGCAACAACGTCAACCTCACCCTGGGTGCGGATGTGCGCTTCAACGAGAACCTGTCCGGCGGCGTGGCCATGAACATCGGCCAGCACAATGCCGATTACCAGGGCGGCGGCGGCTACAAACTGCAGGACATCTCGGGCCTGGGTTACCTGACCTATCACCAGGGCGGCGGCTACATCGGCGGTTACCTCGATTTCGGCCAGGACAACTTCTCCGACATCGAGCGTCGCATCCAGATCGGCGCCGCGCAGCGCGGCGAAACCGCCAAGGCCGACGGCAACCACGTGGGCGGCGGCGTCACCGGCGGCTGGTGGTTCGACTTCTCCAGCCTCCGCACCGGCCCGTTCGCCACCTTCGAATGGCAGTCCATCAAGGTCAACGGCTACAGCGAGAACGGTAGCGACAGCACGGCGATGTGGTTCGGCCGCCAGCAGCGCGACGCACTCATCTCCACGCTGGGCTGGCGCCTGGAAGGCCACTGGCAGGCGGGCAACACGATGCTCACGCCGTACGCCGAAGTCGCCTTCAACCACGACAGCAAGGCGGATCCGCGCGAAGTCACCGCCGGCCTCAACGGCATGCCCGGCACGTTCTCGATGGTGGGCTTCACGCCCGACAAGACCTGGGGCACCGCCGACCTGGGCGTGGCTGCGCAGTTCACCCAGACGCTCAGCGGCTGGCTCGGCTACAGCGGTCGCTTCAGCGACAACAGCCAGAAGTACAACAGCGTGAATGTCGGCCTGAAGTACGCCTTCTGA